A single Myxococcota bacterium DNA region contains:
- a CDS encoding ATP-binding protein, whose translation MAATLPLEAPQILRDLNSWWAPPHGVRPEPPPYLRRGVAELEHVLAAKKPLVQVLRGPRQVGKTTALYQLAKNRIASGIRPNDIFLVRFDLQPLQETDLRVLVRWYEDEIRGRSLANGEPALLLLDEIHKLDRWAEQVKHLYDTFPAHLVLTGSSSVLVARGQRESLAGRALTIDFPPFQFREVAECWQAHLTAELPTPLTISDLITAPGEARRAFREIHRQPAQRKHALRRLLERYYNRGGYPRLYEEESGPLQDRWADYLVETVFDRVLGVDIPDLFPIEQPQLLRHIYLELARRTGNEVSQGQLTQVCIEAGYKTAQPVVGRYVHYLSDAMLIREFRRYPLARKVSARVPVKITLTDLGVRNAIFRGAPSLWESAPDVVGPLVETLVQSVLRGTGLQVHFYRDYVQPGNRRSPLEEIDFIPETLSGAVAPIEVKFRQRIESRDFVSVRRFMERFSSEAGFVVTRDQYQCPDGDRLMCVPILDFLLAF comes from the coding sequence GTGGCGGCAACTCTTCCGCTCGAAGCTCCGCAGATCCTGCGAGATCTCAACTCCTGGTGGGCCCCACCCCATGGCGTTCGCCCCGAGCCTCCTCCGTACCTGCGCCGCGGAGTAGCTGAGCTCGAGCACGTCCTCGCGGCCAAGAAGCCACTGGTTCAAGTGCTCCGCGGCCCTCGCCAGGTCGGCAAGACGACGGCTCTCTACCAGCTGGCAAAGAACAGAATCGCCTCAGGCATTCGGCCGAACGACATCTTTCTCGTTCGATTCGACCTGCAGCCCCTCCAGGAGACCGATCTTCGAGTGCTCGTGCGCTGGTACGAGGACGAGATTCGAGGTCGATCGCTGGCAAACGGCGAACCAGCACTCCTCTTGCTCGACGAGATTCACAAGTTGGACCGTTGGGCCGAGCAAGTGAAACACCTCTACGACACGTTCCCCGCGCATCTGGTTCTCACGGGCTCATCGAGCGTGCTCGTCGCTCGCGGACAGAGAGAGAGCCTCGCGGGCCGGGCGTTGACGATCGACTTCCCGCCGTTCCAGTTCCGAGAGGTCGCGGAATGTTGGCAGGCGCACCTGACTGCAGAGCTCCCTACCCCCCTGACGATCTCCGACCTCATCACCGCTCCCGGGGAAGCCAGAAGGGCATTCCGAGAGATCCATCGGCAGCCGGCGCAGCGCAAGCACGCACTGCGGCGCCTCCTCGAACGCTACTACAACCGTGGTGGCTATCCACGGCTGTACGAAGAAGAGAGCGGGCCACTACAGGACAGGTGGGCGGACTACCTTGTCGAGACGGTGTTCGATCGGGTTCTGGGTGTCGACATCCCCGACCTCTTCCCCATCGAGCAGCCGCAGCTGTTGCGGCACATCTATCTCGAGCTTGCACGCCGAACCGGCAACGAAGTGTCGCAGGGGCAGCTGACTCAAGTCTGCATTGAGGCGGGATACAAGACTGCACAGCCGGTAGTAGGCCGCTATGTCCACTACCTGTCCGACGCAATGCTGATCCGCGAGTTTCGGCGCTATCCGCTGGCTCGAAAGGTGAGTGCTCGCGTGCCAGTCAAGATCACGCTGACAGATCTGGGCGTGCGAAATGCGATCTTCCGAGGGGCGCCCAGTCTCTGGGAGTCAGCGCCCGACGTCGTCGGGCCGCTCGTCGAGACCTTGGTTCAGTCAGTGCTAAGAGGAACTGGTCTGCAAGTGCACTTCTACCGCGACTACGTGCAGCCCGGAAACCGACGGTCCCCGCTGGAAGAGATCGATTTCATCCCAGAAACCCTTTCGGGTGCAGTTGCGCCCATCGAGGTCAAGTTTCGCCAGCGAATCGAGAGCCGCGACTTCGTTTCCGTCCGCCGGTTCATGGAGCGTTTCTCGTCCGAGGCCGGATTCGTGGTCACCAGAGACCAATACCAGTGCCCCGACGGAGACCGGCTCATGTGCGTCCCCATTCTCGACTTTCTGCTCGCATTCTGA